The DNA segment GAGGGCGATGAGGGGGTGACGGTAGAGTTAACCGAGAACTCTACCTGTAAGACGTGCCACCTCTAGGCTCCTAGAGTTTTTATGGTTAGCGCCATAAAACGTCTACACCCCCCCTCTCCCACCTCATCTCCTCATCCACCACACATGCCATGAAGTCTCACGGGGCGTCGTTGGCATCCTACAGGGTTGAAGCCAGCCTAGGCATCTCCGTCAGGCTCCTAGAGTACACTGTCGAAGGAGAGCGTATTGTGGCCGTGGCTAGTAAGGTTAGCCTCTCCCGCAGTCCCGCGGAAAGGCTTCTGAGCATAGGAGAAGAGGAGGTGGAGAAGTGGATACTCGAGACTTTTAGGAGACAACACTTCAGCCCGTGGGAGCACAGCGTCTACACATTCATGGTGGAAGGGCTCTCGAGAGTGGCCAGCCACCAGCTGGTTAGACACAGGGTGGCTAGCTATACACAGCTGAGTCACAGGTACAGCGAGGGCTACCTCAGGGAAGCAGCTCTCAAAGCCTGCGAGTACCTAGGTCTAAACTGTCCCCCTAAACCGTCAGAGACCGAGGGAGGGCGGAAGGCTGCGTACATGCTGTATTCACAAGCCCTTGAGAGAGCTGCTGGCGAACTGTCGGATAGTGAGAAGCTTGGGGTAGTGGCAAAGGCCTTCGTCATGCCGCCCAGCGTGCTGGCTAGGAACGGTGGAGGGGGGGTTGTTGATGCGTACCTAAAAGCAACGGCAGCCTATTACAGGCTACTCTCGCAGGGTATAAGACGGGAGGACGCCCGTTACATCCTTCCCGACGCGCTGAGGACTAGAATAGTAGTCACTATGAACGCTAGGGAGCTTATACAAGTATTCTTCCCCTTAAGGATGTGCACCAGGGCCCAGTGGGAGATACGCCACATAGCCTGGCTTCTCTGGCGAGAACTATCCAGGGTTCACCCCAGACTGTTCAGGTGGGCAGGCCCCAGCTGCGTCCTACGGGAGAACACCCTCAGGACAGAGCCCGCCAGCCTCAACAGCTATCTGGAGGGGAGAGAGGGCTTCACCCAGCCAAGATGTCCCGAACTCGTGGAGAACAAGGCTATACCCGGGTGCCTAAGGCAAGCGGCATCTGTCGCCCCTCAGGGAGACGGGGAATACGAGTAGCATGGCTCAGGAGAAGTTGGGG comes from the Aeropyrum camini SY1 = JCM 12091 genome and includes:
- a CDS encoding FAD-dependent thymidylate synthase; protein product: MASYRVEASLGISVRLLEYTVEGERIVAVASKVSLSRSPAERLLSIGEEEVEKWILETFRRQHFSPWEHSVYTFMVEGLSRVASHQLVRHRVASYTQLSHRYSEGYLREAALKACEYLGLNCPPKPSETEGGRKAAYMLYSQALERAAGELSDSEKLGVVAKAFVMPPSVLARNGGGGVVDAYLKATAAYYRLLSQGIRREDARYILPDALRTRIVVTMNARELIQVFFPLRMCTRAQWEIRHIAWLLWRELSRVHPRLFRWAGPSCVLRENTLRTEPASLNSYLEGREGFTQPRCPELVENKAIPGCLRQAASVAPQGDGEYE